From the Brassica napus cultivar Da-Ae chromosome A8, Da-Ae, whole genome shotgun sequence genome, one window contains:
- the LOC111200017 gene encoding major pollen allergen Ole e 10-like yields MAKAHICLYFVILLYLYSEGTFTRVNAEGHHGEWCVAKPATKKEKLQQIIDFACSKVNCAAISNGGACYSPEDLLLHASVAMNNYYQAEGRHFWNCNFAGSGIIAITDPSTGNCKYQLKK; encoded by the exons ATGGCTAAAGCACATATATGTCTTTATTTCGTCATCTTATTATACCTTTATTCAG AAGGAACTTTCACGAGAGTCAACGCAGAG GGTCATCATGGGGAGTGGTGTGTGGCGAAACCAGCTACGAAGAAAGAAAAACTTCAACAAATTATTGATTTTGCATGTTCAAAAGTCAATTGTGCAGCTATATCGAATGGCGGTGCATGTTATTCTCCTGAGGATCTCCTTCTTCATGCTTCTGTAGCCATGAATAATTATTATCAAGCAGAAGGAAGACACTTTTGGAATTGCAATTTCGCAGGCTCTGGCATCATTGCCATAACTGATCCGA gCACTGGAAATTGcaaatatcaattaaaaaaatga
- the LOC106399749 gene encoding pentatricopeptide repeat-containing protein DWY1, chloroplastic-like gives MALESAFSASFCSFPFPKAITIERETLSFRRIITSGAKGIAGEGEVQNLRISTGVKRVFKKEKAETQAHNSGRVTSRRLSGSVLEDKQEISGHKKAILDRSKAVVKLKSLGKEVREAGYVPETKYVLHDIDEEAKERALMHHSERLAIAFGLINTPPGTTIRVMKNLRICGDCHNFIKVLSSIEGREFIVRDNKRFHHFRDGSCSCGDYW, from the coding sequence ATGGCTCTGGAGTCTGCTTTCTCCGCGAGTTTCTGTTCCTTCCCTTTCCCAAAAGCAATCACCATAGAGAGAGAAACTTTATCCTTTCGCCGAATCATTACCTCGGGAGCCAAGGGAATTGCAGGTGAGGGTGAAGTTCAAAACTTAAGGATAAGCACTGGTGTCAAAAGGGTTTTCAAGAAAGAGAAAGCTGAGACCCAAGCTCACAATAGTGGCAGAGTGACATCAAGAAGACTTTCAGGTTCAGTACTGGAAGATAAGCAGGAGATCTCAGGACACAAGAAAGCTATTTTAGATAGAAGCAAGGCCGTAGTGAAGCTGAAATCCTTAGGAAAAGAAGTGAGAGAGGCTGGCTATGTACCAGAGACAAAGTATGTTCTTCATGATATTGATGAAGAAGCTAAAGAGAGAGCATTGATGCATCACAGTGAACGGTTAGCTATTGCGTTTGGGCTTATAAACACGCCTCCTGGGACGACCATAAGAGTGATGAAGAATTTGAGGATATGCGGAGATTGCCACAACTTCATTAAGGTGTTGTCGAGTATTGAAGGTAGAGAGTTCATTGTAAGAGATAACAAGAGGTTTCATCATTTTAGAGATGGTAGTTGCTCTTGTGGAGATTATTGGTAG
- the LOC125577010 gene encoding precursor of CEP1-like codes for MEIPNKHVSTFIFFLGLAVLHGIQYTEERHLKITSLEIMSTYMNPEAENSSIVVTYTRRSVLQKAVITHPTDFRSTNPGNSPGVGHSHGRH; via the coding sequence ATGGAAATTCCAAACAAGCATgtttctacatttatatttttccttGGATTGGCTGTTTTGCATGGAATTCAGTATACAGAAGAGAGACATTTGAAAATTACTTCGTTAGAGATTATGTCAACTTATATGAATCCTGAGGCTGAGAATTCTAGCATTGTGGTCACATATACACGACGTAGTGTTCTTCAAAAGGCGGTCATCACCCACCCCACAGACTTCAGGTCGACAAATCCGGGCAACAGCCCAGGTGTTGGACACTCTCATGGACGACATTGA
- the LOC111199895 gene encoding uncharacterized mitochondrial protein AtMg00810-like, with product MSACYIKRSKALNKPCAWYQRFATFATRVGFKQSNCDFSLFIHHSHSGIAYLLLYVHDILLTASSTALRDSIISSLNAEFAMTDLGKLHYFLGITIKYNNAGLFLQQKTYAMEILQRANLSECNSCTTPADARGKLSDEGSSPMSDPKLYRSLAGALQYLTFTRPDIAFAVQQVCLFVHGPLDSHYNALKRILRYIKGTLDQSLQLTPKTSDTLTACSDADWA from the coding sequence ATGTCTGCTTGTTACATAAAGCGCTCCAAGGCCTTAAACAAGCCTTGCGCGTGGTACCAGCGATTTGCCACTTTTGCTACACGAGTGGGTTTCAAACAGAGTAACTGCGACTTCTCTCTCTTCATTCACCACAGCCACTCCGGAATCGCATATCTTCTACTCTATGTCCACGATATTCTCCTCACTGCTTCCTCTACAGCTCTTCGTGACTCCATTATTTCATCTCTCAACGCAGAATTCGCCATGACAGATCTCGGAaagcttcattatttccttggCATCACGATCAAATACAACAATGCTGGTCTGTTTCTGCAACAAAAGACATATGCCATGGAGATTCTACAAAGAGCAAACTTGTCAGAATGCAACTCTTGCACCACTCCAGCAGATGCTAGAGGAAAACTCTCTGACGAAGGAAGCTCACCGATGTCAGATCCTAAACTCTATCGAAGTCTTGCTGGTGCTCTCCAATATCTTACCTTCACTAGACCCGATATCGCCTTCGCTGTTCAACAAGTGTGCCTCTTCGTGCATGGACCATTGGATTCTCATTACAATGCTTTAAAGCGCATATTGCGCTACATCAAAGGGACACTGGACCAAAGTCTGCAACTCACGCCCAAAACGTCTGACACGCTCACCGCTTGCTCTGACGCCGATTGGGCATGA
- the LOC106451883 gene encoding probable carboxylesterase 2, with amino-acid sequence MESTKKQVSLEVLPWLVVHSDGTLERLAGTEVCPPGLDPETGVLSKDIIIDPKTGLSARIYRPDSIQPGQKLPVVLYFHGGAFLIASASLPNYHTSINKLVAQANIIAVSVNYRLAPEHPLPTAYEDSWNALQGVQVGNEPWINDYADFNQFFLAGDSAGANISHHLAFRAKQSNHSVKIKGIGMIHPYFWGTQPVGSEVTDEARKKMVDGWWRFVCPSDKGSDDPWINPFADGSPNLEGLECERVIITVAERDILRERGKMYYEKLVNSKWRGNAEIMETKGKDHVFHILEPDCDEAKEMVRRLALFINQVEA; translated from the exons ATGGAATCAACGAAGAAGCAAGTATCGTTGGAGGTGCTTCCATGGTTAGTTGTTCACAGCGACGGAACGTTAGAGAGACTAGCCGGAACCGAGGTTTGTCCACCCGGTTTAGATCCAGAAACCGGCGTACTATCGAAAGATATCATCATCGATCCCAAAACCGGTTTATCAGCCCGAATCTACAGGCCTGACTCGATTCAACCCGGTCAGAAACTTCCAGTCGTGCTCTATTTCCATGGCGGTGCATTTCTCATCGCCTCCGCCTCCCTACCCAATTACCACACCAGCATTAACAAACTAGTCGCTCAAGCCAATATCATCGCTGTCTCTGTCAATTACAG ACTAGCACCAGAACATCCACTTCCTACAGCGTACGAAGACTCATGGAACGCACTCCAAGGGGTTCAAGTCGGAAACGAGCCATGGATCAACGACTATGCTGATTTCAACCAGTTCTTCCTAGCCGGAGACAGCGCTGGAGCTAACATCTCGCACCACCTTGCGTTCCGAGCCAAACAATCAAACCACAGTGTTAAAATCAAAGGCATCGGAATGATCCACCCATATTTCTGGGGAACACAACCGGTCGGCTCGGAGGTCACAGACGAAGCGAGGAAAAAAATGGTGGACGGATGGTGGCGATTCGTGTGCCCGTCCGATAAAGGATCCGATGACCCATGGATCAATCCGTTTGCGGATGGGTCGCCGAATCTTGAAGGGTTAGAGTGTGAGAGAGTGATAATTACGGTGGCGGAGAGAGATATATTGAGAGAAAGAGGAAAAATGTATTACGAGAAATTGGTGAATAGCAAATGGAGAGGCAATGCCGAGATTATGGAGACAAAAGGGAAAGATCATGTGTTTCATATACTCGAGCCTGATTGTGATGAAGCTAAGGAGATGGTACGCCGCTTGGCTTTGTTTATAAACCAAGTCGAAGCTTGA